The segment TACAAAACACCCTTCCAAAGAAGGCCAGCAGTGATTTTTAGGAGGGAGCATCATTATTATACACATTATCCTGTGTATAATGTAGTGCAGTGACATAGTccatgttttttaatttaattgtttggtgggagagggaaggagaaatttTAAGCCAGACACACTCATATGTTATACCAGATGACAAGCTGCTGTGTTTCCCTTGTGTTAGCTGTGGGAAGCAATTGGAGGTAGCCCTGGGAAATAGGTACTCCAGAGAATTTTGCAGAACATTTGGAAGGAAACCTAACATTGACCAAAAGTGCAGTGTTATCAGTTCCTTGTATCAAACTTTCAGGCTTGCTTTGAGCCACAGAtgagttcctgcttgcctgggaGTACTTGTTCTGTCATGAGAACTTGCATCAGGAAGATCTGCTGGCACTGTCACACCCCTGATCTGGAGCACAGGCCACTGGTTGCAGATTTAGGGGCTGTGACACACACTGCAATACTCGGTCTGGTTTCACAACTTCACTGgatttgtgctgtgctgcctgatACTCCTGATAAATGGAATAGCTTTAGGTTCTAAGTATGAAGATTCTTAtatttttcccatgggaagaagagaataagttttaaaagagagaataaGTTTTAAAAGAGAATAATAGTATTTTCAGTTGAAGAAGAATAGAAACTTCAGTTGAAATTCTCCAAGATCTTTTGTCAGAAGCGCGAAGGGACCTGGAAACCGCTCTTCTCATGGGTTTTTATTGACAGGGAGGTGAAGGATTTACTGGACACCAGAGAAGCCCTTTCCAGTGTTTTCTGCTCCAGAAGCATCTTTAGAGAGTGCCAGCAAAGGCTTAGAGTGCTGCTGTTTATATTATACTCAGTCCTTTGTGTCCAGCCTTCAGAGATTCCTGTAACAGTTCATTTCTTCTACCTGTCCCTCAGCTTGCATGTTTCACACCTGAGAAACTTGTAGTAACCTCTTAGTTTCCTTAGTAAATAAGTAAACGAGGTGTTCTCTCGTGCTTTTAGCATCACTGCAGAAGGTGTGGGAAGTGTTTCTGTGACAAGTGCTGCAGTAAGAAAGTGCCTCTGCCTCGCATGTGCTTCGTGGACCCCGTGCGGCAGTGCGCCGAGTGCGCCCTGGTGTCGCAGAAGGAGACGGAGTTCTACGACAAACAGCTCAAAGTGCTCATGAATGGTAAGCACCCAGGGCTCCTGGTTGTGTTTATTCAAATTCCAGTGAACAGCAAGAGCAGTGCTTCTTGTCCAACaagctgtggttttgtttcctctttgtCGCTCCTCTTGTTTTGCAGTTAATGATTTTGTGTTAGGGGTTTATTTAGAGAGAGGTTCACACCTCATAGTCAGTGTTTGCACCTCTCAGTTTGTACTTCTTGGTCTTGACAAAGAGTGATTTAAAGACTAATTCTTAATACCTGTGAGAACAGATGAAAATGCAGTTGGCATTTTCCTTGAAATAATGCATCTTTTAACCATATTCCTGTTACGTTAAATAAGGATGAAAAATACTTGAGagaatattttaacattttcaaacAAGATACAGTGCTTGTTTCAAGCTTCATCTGAGAGCTTTGATCTTGTCCATGGCCTACAGCTGTGGTTGATTGCAGATCATCATGAGTACTCAATTTTCCATAGGTTTAAACCTTCACAATACAGTAATTCATGTTCCAATTACATTAAGAAAGCTGAaacttcagtttttaaaatagtgTGTGATGCTTCAGTGCCTTTTGATGATCTCTCAGCATGATACCTGTGTGCATAATGGGTGAGCTAAGCCCCACATGTGATGGGCAAGGATGTTGTTCCTGGGGAGATCTGGCTTCAGAAGGGAGTGTGCTCATCCTGGAGCACATAAATCATTCTTCACTCTGCTTTACCATGAGGGCGTAGACGAGTCTTTAAGTCACATCTTTTAAACGgaggaggtttttttaaagcttgtCCTGTTTGCTTTCATGTTGTGAAGTTGTTTCTGACTTGCTGTAGAGCCACAGATGATGGTCAgagaggtggtggtggtggctgtAATGTCCTTCTCCAGCCTTGGTGCTGCTATCTCTGTCTCacttcagcagcacaggctctgtgctgggggtcAGTGAGCCTGGGTGAACTGGCAAGTAAGGAGGTGAAACTCCAGGGCTGCATGGTTCAGGTTATGGGGATGGATTGCAGACCattgggcagggctggatgttattttcttcatttcccagGCCAGCAGTATTGGGATTGGGTAATACAGGGAACATGAGGCATGGAGGAAGCAAAGGGGTCGGGCGTGTAGGGCTGCTTGGAGCTCTGAGTCACTTCTCCAGTGTAGCAACAGTGACCTTCCCCTTGCCAAAGCAGTTTTCAGGGGGAAGAATCAACATGAAAGCTGAAGTTCATTGACCTCACAATAAGACTGAGCCAGCCTTCAGTAATGAAAAAGAGATGTCTTTACAGTTTCTTAAGCATGGAATTGAAGGTCACATCCTGCTATtaaattggtttttttaatacagaaacaATCATTTGTGTTACAGTGATGACAGAGGGTCTTTAATTGCCTGTCTTTGCCACCTCCAAAtctcttctcatttttaaaagcttcctCTTGGATATCATCTGCATTTCTACACATGGGAGAAATTGCATAGCATGTGTGAAAGGTCCTGTAAGTCAGAACATGATAATTAAAGATCAGCTTTTTATACTTGAGTGTTTTGTGATGTTAATCAGTTTAATATTTCAGTTATTCTCTTATTTCACTCAATTCAGTGTATTAGTAAGTAAAAGTTAGCTGTTCTTTCTGATACTTGAATGTTGCTTCTTGAATTCTGTATTAGAATACTAAACCATTTCTTTCCAGGTGCTACATTCTTTGTAACTCTGGGAACATCTGATAAATCTGAGCTCATGGTTTGTCGACTTTCCAACAACCAGAGGTGAGAAAGATTTATAGAAACTGCACTTGTAAACTATAGCATTGTTGTACTTACAGCTCTATTCTTacataacttaaaaaaaatatgagagTAATATGCCCTGAGGATATTGGAGAGAGTAATCAAACTGAAAGGGTAGATCCAACAATACTGGAATGTTTGCTTGAATTTACTAACAGTGTGTTTTGGAAGGGTGAAATTTCAATGAAAAGTAACATTTTCTACTTGATTTCTATCCCTCCTCACCCCAAAGAACAGATAAACAATGTCACTGAGagattgtttaatttttttcctctggtttgGACTTGatattgttgaaaaaaaaagtgaaaaaactctttttcttctattatgTAGATACCTGGTTTTGGATGGAGACAGCCATTATGAAATTGAAATTATACAGATTTCAACTGTTCAGATACTTACAGAGGGATTTACTCCTGgaggtaattttttcttttaatataaatgaactattaagaaaaaaaatgaagctgcaGTTACTGAGCTAGACAATGCAGTCAGTGTGTAACTGTGCTGGTTACAACTGCTCTCAGAATGTCCCATGTggctgctgggatttgggggaacaCTTAAAGATGGAGAAGTTCCCCTACAGCCTTAATGTGGGAGAGCCTCTTGATAAACCTGAGTGAAGGTGGTTGTCACCTGTTCTCTTGGGTATGTACAAATATTTACTGATTTAAGAGCTCATAGGAGGGAACTGTTAGTCTTTGGTAGCTTCCATTTCAGAATCCAGCTGAGATTTTGCCTTGACTGGTTCAAACATTGTTAGCAGAATGAAGTGGGGGAGGGAGAGTAAATAATTCAACtatcttttcttcatttcattcAAGACAAAGGGGTGGCCAAATGAAACTGGTAACATCTAAATTGGAGTGCAGCAACTTACTTAAAATCTCTTACCAGATTTTAGAGTATTTCAGGATGAACCTGAATATGAATTGACTGAAATGAGAACAAACAAGGTCAGGAATTTCATTAATTGTTCTTTATCAACActtctgtcactgctgggtTTTTCTAATTGCACAGCCCATCTGTGCATTATTCAGTCAGTACAGCATGTTAACTTGAATAAACTTACCTTGGTTTTTAAATCACCCAGGTATATTGCTGAGCCACTTAATGCTCCTGTAATTCTTTGTTCACTACCCTTCTGATTGCTTTATCTCTTTTCTGCCTGCCTTCCTTGTTGATGGTAGAAAAAGATATTCACACTTACACCAGCCTCCTGGAGAGCCAGCCTGTTACTGAAGGTATCTGCAGTGCCTTTCAGCATGACTCACCCAAGCATGTCATGGCCCCCTCACCTCTTTCTTCTCTGCAGTGCTGATTATTTGCTTGATCCATAATTGCTGCTCAACCTGAGTTATGTTCGAGTCTGACATGTATCTGTTCCCTTCCCATATGTCTGTTTAATAAACCAAGAGTGAATGTTTTGTAACACTCTGGAGAGAACTAAAGTACTCAAGGTGCTCTTTAGACCAAAGTGCTGTTGTCCatgctgggagaaggggagatGAGAAGTGCTATCTGCAGTAGTACACAATGTTACAGATATCTGCTTAGCAGGTTGCTGAATTGAGCATACTAGAAATTAATATACTCCCTGTGTGCCGTCTGGAAAGGCTTTGCACTGAAACTGTTAATTATTGGCTTGCTTTTACACAACTTTAAAAGAAAGGCCTCTTTGTTGTGCAGGGTGTGTTCTGTCTTAGTAATGCCAGGCATGGGCAAACTGGTCAAGGCTGTAGGTGTGTGATTTCCCCTGGTTTATCTTTCAGTAGACCCTTAATCCATTGTTCTGACCATAGGTGCAGAGAAGCGATTGATGAAGTTGAATTTCCATTTATCCTAGGAGAGTAGAAAATAGCTCTTTTATAAACCCTGCTGTGGGCTTCTGATTGCGTTGGGTGCATTAACAGCACTAACTAGATTGAGTTTGGCTTAGATTGTGATTTGTTTTGGCTCCTCAGATATTGCAGTAACAGCCTCCATGAGCCCTCTCATGCAGACACTTCTAAAAAGAGCTTTGTAAGAAGTGTCCTCTGTATGCTAGTGCTGTTCCTAGACCTTAGTTTATGCTCCACTGCTGCAGGAAGTCATGACAGTAATTGTCATTCTAAAAGTTCTCATTAAATGACTctatttttgctttggtttatcTTCATCTCTGCAGCCTCAGTAAGAGAGCTACAAACACCTCGCTTATCACGCTGTTGGCAGAGCAGCATTTTTGGCACCAATTTCCTTCAGGAAGTAAATGATGTTGCCAGCTGTTCTCTAGCCTTATGTAAGCATCATTCCAACCTTTACCAGGTTTGGAGGgactgctgcctgctgtgtcagACTGTCTCCAGCAGGACCCTGCTTTGCCATCAGTTTGATTGGACCCTAGGCCTACAGACTGCAGGCTACTGTATGAAACTGTGGTAACAGTGTCTTAACATGGTGCTGGTAAATCATGAGGGTGTTCCAGGTGTGTGGCTTTACCTGAAGGCTGATGCAGGTTCTGCCTTGGTGCTTGGCAGAGAGAATGAAGCAGTATGAGGCTGCAGGTTCCACTGCTGGCACTACGAGCTGTGGTCATGAGCTCCTCCAATCCAGCAGCTGCTTGTGCTCTGAACTGAGCAATGAGCACATTTCTCCAAACATACTCATGAGCTGGAAAATGTTGTGTTACTTAGTTGGTAAAACCTACTGCTGTTCCAGATGTTGTTTCTCTTTTCAGGAGGCAACACTCGTGCCATAGGAATGATCCTGCAGTACAAGGCACCGGGGTCGGAGGAGGTGATGCAGATGAAGTTTACTGCTGGTGAAGACTTCAGCTGTAACAAGAAGCTGtcagcagcctggctggcagctATGCATAAGGTAAGCAAAGCAGCCAAAACTTAGACAAGGCTGAAGAAAATCTTTACCTAGGGTGttcagcagcaccacagagaGCATTCAGCCTTAGGagtatttctattatttttttatcaagGACTTCAGGGCCTTGTTGCTTAGAAAAAAGAAGCTATGGCTGGGTGTAATGAACATGACTTTAGCTTTCTGCTCAGAGACTGAAGAATTTATGTACTCTGAAGGATTTCCCAAGATCTTAAGTATGTTATTAGATGAAAAGAACTAAGAATTTGGCTTTAAACTTCCTTGGATTTTGTTACTGGCTAAAGAATGTGCACTATGAAATACTTGTTTGACCCTAAGTTCAGctaattatttttcctgcttcatGAAGATTCAAAGAAGTTGTTGATTTTTGGAAATGGAAGAGTTTAATCTTTGGTGCTAGGCCCTGCATGGGTAATGAAACTGAACGTTCATATTTGCTAAATCAAAGTTATGGtgggaaaaaaccaaagccaCACTCCAATCAGTCACCTGATCAGTTGCTGATCAGAACTGTCATTTATAATGTGTATGGGCAGGTTTGTGGCTCTTTGCTGCTTTATTGCCATTTTAGAACTCCCCCGGTGCTTTTACTCTGCTCAGCACCGTGTGCTCAAACTTCTATCACTGTGCAAGTGCATTCAGCACTTCCTCAATGCTAGTACAGGTCTCAGATGGACgaaaaggaagaatttaaaGCCCTGGATTTAAAGGAGGTTTTTGGAGGGGTGGGAAGTAGATAAGGTGGCTGCAAGTGAAACTTTAGTtaacattttccctttctgttaGGCAACAAAACTTCTCTATGAGTCTCGGGACcagtgagagctgcagctgtggcctcCTGAGGGCACCCACAGACACCAGCCTCCACAGACCTGCCTCTCACTTTGTGCTGATTTGACAGctggaaatatttgctgttCTTGACTCTCTCATTCCAGCGTGGTTCATTATGTAAGAACTGGCAAATGCAATGTGAGTATTTTTTTGAACCATGAGTATTCACGGTAGTGTGCAATATGTATACAGTTAATGCTTTAAACAGCCTCACCTTTTAAGACTTTGTATATTTTGTTAAGCCTTTACTGGCACTTAATATGAAAGTGACCTGCACTACAGCTAATGTACAGCACAGCTTTTATAGTAACCATTATATATACTGTTTGCTACAGGAAGCAAACAAATGTGTATGTCTCTTCTGCAGAGAATAGCTTTTTGGGTATAGATCTCAGGTTTTTCCCTCTATCCAAATGTTTAAAATcaatgtacaaaaaaaaaatctgccttaGATATGATTTTATAGAAATCACGTgagtttttttaaacatttaattttaaacatctaaatttttcactgaatacCACCAAATTTGACTTGTATGAACTTGACCGTGAAACTTCACTTCTGTAATAAGCTTCCAgaataatttttagttttgtattttcttttttggtaaCGAGCTTTTGTTAATCTAACTGTAATGCTCTCTGAAATTGTATACAATTTAATGTACAAATATGAATAAATTAAttcacttatttaaaaaaagaggtgTTGCTTAATTTTGTAATATACAACTTCTTTAGTAATGGCCACCATGGTCTCTGAACTGtcaaatttttcactttttctaaagaaaacacTAATTTTAGTTCTAAGTTAACTTTTCCCAGTTGGAATACTGGGATACTAGAGTGTAAGCACATCTTCAGTGAAGCTGATAAAACAAGGAGGAAAGGTGGGTTGACAGCTGTAACCTTGGTTACACTACAATTAGTGTTTTCATGCAGACTCTGACCAAAGCCACATCTGCTGTCGAGACCTCTATAAAGAGAGTGAAGAATGCAGCCATGCCTTAGCAGTACTTTATTGTGCACATTTACATGTTCTCTGAATTAGTGTATCATAGGCTCTTGAAATCATCACATTCATGTAGCAAATTCTTCAACAATAATACCCTTTCACTTTTCACCACAATATATACAGTTAATGCTGACCTGTGGTAAAAGCAAGttacagcactgcagaaatggATATATAAATTATACACAGAACTTGTACATGAAGAGTTAATCAAATTGCATACTGTTAAATGGGAGAAAATTACAAGAAATATGGCTAAAACTTATAACGGGAaattcaaaatatgcttttggtATATAAAATCATGTACAATTAAAATTCCAGTGAAGTGcctgtttgtggggtttttcttttttgcttgaAACTACAATGTAGTGGAATAGGTTATTGCATAACTTGCCTTGGCAGCAGTTGTAGGCTGCCAAGAACCACAGAAACTGTCCTCAAATAAGCTATTGCCTTTCTTAAATCCTTCTCTAAaccttgtttctttcttctcctcgACTTGGCATCTACACGACCCTCTTTCTCTACTTCTATCCAGTCCTTCATATTTTCTTCTAGACTGACTCAGGCAGACTTCAGGTGACACAGTATAACCCTTACCAGACTCTTACCCTTTTCAACTATTGCACTTTCATCCCTGCAGACATACAAATCCCTTAAGCTGCTGCAACTTCAGTACTAACTGTTGTGTCCAGGCTGGATGAGCTCGGGGGGTTAGTAGGGGAACCTTTACATTCGTAGAGGTAACACCGGTGCTGTAAGCTgaataataagaaaataaaacaccaaGTGAAATATTGTGTAGGGACTTTGAGAAGTGTACAAATACTGTTGGTTTTTGTTAGTTCTCTAGCTTGATTCTAAATGCAAATACTGCAAGATGCTAGACTAGGTAAAGCTTTTGTTGGGCTGTCCAGACTAGGATTTAAGTGTTTTACCATGTTGCCACCTAAAATCCTGGCCTTCACCAAGCTTTGGTAACTACTTAATTATGCATGTAACAGGTGAAGATCTTGTGTCCTAGAACCCAAAGAGTTGATCGGTAATGAGAACTCAACATTCACTGGTATGGAACAGAAATACCCAAAATCCCGACATGGGACAGTTGCTGTGGGGGGTTGGAGCAAACTGGACAGTGCATCTGCACTCTGCAAATGACACCTCTGAACATGGAACACAAGGAAGCTCCTACCACAGAACTCTGACTGAAAACACCGTGTGAGACGAGAGCTGGCGCAGCACTGGCGGTAGCGGAGGCATCGCTCTCCTCCTCAGTGCTGGTCACACAAACAATCCTCGTTTACAAACTGCAGATCTTGGAAATCATGGATGCTGTCCATTTAACAAGAGAAAGCACCATTAAAACTAAATATCatagttttatttctctgtgtgaaATGACCAAAAATGATGGCTCCAGTGTATGTTCTAAGTTTCCAGTTACCAGCATGGTACTGCACTGTTGTACAACTGAATTCAAGCAAGGGTTCGCTGTCGAGGTTTTATTCGTGGAtataactaaaaaaaaccagaataacAGTATTAGGCTTTGCATGGTTAATACAAACTTAAATAATTTATAACTAAAGGGGTACTTTAGGCAAAAATTATTAGGCAGAACTGGGTGATGAAgtgttttggggggtggggTTTTTGTAAGCTTGAGAGTGTTCTTAGGCCACTCCTGAAAAACaagaagcaggaggaaaagggcTGATTTACTCCTGCCAATGGCAGCAAGATGGCTGCTCTGAAAATGACATGGTGCATTTAGCTAGAGATCCAGAACAGACAAAGGATGCTTTTACATAAGTACAAAAATTCCCTGTTGAGCACTCCAGAGAGCTTATTTCCTGCTCTGCAAGGTTCTCTTATGCATTTTGTCCTCAGTAGCTCTCTACTTCGTCACCTTACATTCCTGGCCTCTCTCCTGACAGTGTTCCATCTGTCTGAGCAGCATAAATAATGTGCCCACAGTTGACATCTTCAAGgctcttttgtgttttaaactCATACACACCTATGTTCTTATCTTGTGCCAAGTATTAAAAACCTTCCCAAAGAACTTTCTGGAGCAAGTCTTCAAGCTGCCTAACAGAGCCACCATATTTTCCATAAGGGCTCTATATTTTAgcca is part of the Molothrus aeneus isolate 106 chromosome 6, BPBGC_Maene_1.0, whole genome shotgun sequence genome and harbors:
- the ZFYVE21 gene encoding zinc finger FYVE domain-containing protein 21 isoform X2; amino-acid sequence: MSGGDAKKLVRSPSGLRMVPEHRAARSPFGLDEPPWVPDKECPRCMQCDTKFDFITRKHHCRRCGKCFCDKCCSKKVPLPRMCFVDPVRQCAECALVSQKETEFYDKQLKVLMNGATFFVTLGTSDKSELMVCRLSNNQRYLVLDGDSHYEIEIIQISTVQILTEGFTPGGGNTRAIGMILQYKAPGSEEVMQMKFTAGEDFSCNKKLSAAWLAAMHKATKLLYESRDQ
- the ZFYVE21 gene encoding zinc finger FYVE domain-containing protein 21 isoform X1, giving the protein MSGGDAKKLVRSPSGLRMVPEHRAARSPFGLDEPPWVPDKECPRCMQCDTKFDFITRKHHCRRCGKCFCDKCCSKKVPLPRMCFVDPVRQCAECALVSQKETEFYDKQLKVLMNGATFFVTLGTSDKSELMVCRLSNNQRYLVLDGDSHYEIEIIQISTVQILTEGFTPGEKDIHTYTSLLESQPVTEGGNTRAIGMILQYKAPGSEEVMQMKFTAGEDFSCNKKLSAAWLAAMHKATKLLYESRDQ